In Candidatus Contubernalis alkalaceticus, the genomic window TGACGGTCAGTGGAGTTGGGAGCGCAAAGGGATAATTGTTGAGGTTAGAGGTTACCGGATTGCGGCATCTATGAACGGTATGCCACATGGGAGCGGCAAGATAGATGACAATAATTTCCCAGGGCATTTCTGCATTCATTTTTTTGGCAGCACAATCCACTCCGACGGTATGGACATCCGACATCACCGTGAAATCCTGAAAGCTGCCGGAAAGATACCTCTCAAACAAGGGGACAGGGACTTGTCTGGTCATTGATTTACTAAGAATTCGACTTTTATAAATGCGGTTATATGCCGCCATTTAATTTTATAAAAGGAATTTTTATAAATTACTAGAAATTACTATTAAATACTTGTACTAGTGAGGCTGAGCGGGAAAATACATATTAGAGGTGCTGGAAATAAAAGTGAACTCGTTTCAGCAAGCTAAAACATCGGATCAGGTGGAGACTCTACTCCACCTGATTAAAAGCACCACCTACGCTAACGCTTAGGGGTGGGGACGTATACCCTAAAAAAAAGAGATTTTATATATTGATTTATGGTGTGGAGTTTTGCTTGGATAGTTGAATGATTTAGCAAAATGTATAATTCACAGTAATAAAATAATCTGCATCAGTGACTATAATTTGGCTTTCTGCATATTTGCACGAGATCGTTTCTAGATAAAGGAAAGTTTAGAAAATACCGGCGGGAATCCTTGGGGTCTATTGACCCCGAGATGAAAGCCGGAAAAGCTACTATATGTCGCAAAATGAATGGATACAACACTTGCATTTGCATCATGAGCATGCTATACTATTTGTAGGGAGAACATACGTTCCAGGACATGCGTTTACAACATCTGGTATCATATTGTTTGGTCAACTAAATACCGTAAAAAGATCTTAACCGGTAAATAGCCGATTACTGTCATCAGCTATTTTATGAAATCGCTGATGAGTTTGAGTTTCAAATAGCCAACATGGAAATATGCCGGATCATATACATCTTTTTGTGACTGCACATCCCAAAAAAGCGCCTGGAGATATTGTAAAAAAACTAAAAGGAATTTCTGGCAGGAAGCTTTTCATACAGTTCCCTTGAGTTAAGGAAAGTATATTGGAAAAATCAAATATGGAACCCATCAACGTATTATGGAACTGCAGGATGTATTACACAGGAAACTATCCAAAGATATATTGAAAATCAAAAAGCAGGTGAAATAGTGAGTGCCTTTTACTTATCAGACAAAATACGCATTACCCCGAACAAAAAAGCTATAGACAAACTTTGGGCGGTTTCTTATGCTTGCAAAGACGTCTGGAACCGATTGAACGGAGAGCGTTATGATAGGGATAAGAAAACCAACTACTATCATCAGAAAAAACAGCTTCCACTGCTAAAACAACAACACCCTGCATTGAAAGTGCCCTCTTCCCAGGTTTACAGGAAGTAGTCAAATCCCTCAATGCCAGCTGGCAGATGTATTTCACCAAGCATAAAAAAGGTGATCCATGTGTTAAGCCTCCGAGGTTCAAATCATACAAATATTTCTTCACCCAGAAATACCCACAGCAGGGTGTTTCCTTTGAAATCCACTGCGGCATCTTGCGCCTGGCCTACGGTAAGAATAAATCCAGTTGGATCGAGATTAAATTACCACAACCGGAGTATGATTTCCAGGCGGTCAAGAATGTTGTTGTTTCTTATGACCAGCGGGACAAGAAATGGTACGTATCGCTGAATCGTCATGTCCAGCTGCCCGAAAAACGGGTCAATGCCCATACTATCTATTTTGACCCAGGTTGCAAGATGACATTGACCGGTATAAAGACAGATTATTCAGTTGTAGAGTATGACATCAACCCCTTAAGAGAGCTAAACTTAAAGCATTACCTGCTAATCGATCACCTAAAGTCTCTAAGAGATAAAAAACAGAAACACTCCGGGCGTTGGCGCAGGCTGAACAAGAAAATCAGCGGCTTGTACCGCAAAATACGCACCCAGACCAAACACTACCTGCACAAACTGGCTAACCAGATATTAAAAGACCACCCGGATACAAACTTTAAGATAGGTAACTGGAACAAAGGGCAGACCCTTGCTGCTACGGGCATCGTTATCGTAGACAAGCGCATCAACTGTCAGGTTTAAAATAACAACCCTGTCAAGAAACTCATCGGATACCTGTGTTACAAAGCCATTATGAACGCTCAGCAGGTCGAAGAATTCGATGAGAGGGGTACAACCAGGACCTGTTCCGGTTGCGGCAGCCAACAGCAGATGCCACCAAACAAAAGGGTTTACCTTTGTCCAAAGTGTGGCTTTAAGGTGGAACGTGATATTAACTCGGTGCTTAATTTTTTAAAAAACGATAATTATGCCATGTGGCATGGCCTGGGCGAAGTGCTCAGTATCGTCAGTTATCGTTTTAACCCTGTAACTGGCGCAAACCAAAGGATCGAAAGTCGATCTGTCATCCTGAACTACCAGGATGCACGGGGTCTATTGACCCCGTGAGGATGTCACATCTTATTAAAATATTTTGAAATTAATGAAGTATTGGAGGATATTAATATGAACAAGGATTATAAAGCTGAAAGTTACGATAGTAATTTTATAGCTCAAAATATGATGGGTCCCAATTCAATGATAGTTATTGAAGAGCTTTTGGAAAATGTATCAATCAAAAATGGTATGAGAGTATTGGATTTAGGTTGTGGTACTGGATTGAGTTCAATTTTCTTGGCAAGGGAATTTGGGGTTCAAGTTTTTGCTGTTGATCTATGGGTATCTGCAACTGATAATTATAAGCGATTGCAACAAATGGATGTTGATGACTTGGTGATTCCCATACATGCAGATGCTCATGAACTACCTTTTTCTGAGAATTATTTTGATGCAGTCATAAGTATTGATGCATATCATTACTTTGGAAATAATGATGAATATTATTCTGAAAAACTTAGACCTTTATTAAAGAAAGATGCATTAGTTGCGTTAGCCTTTCCCGGAATGAAGTATGAGGTGCATAAGGATATACCTGATGAAATGAAGAAATATTGGGATAATGAAGCCTTAGAAATGTGGCACTCTATTGATTGGTGGAAAGGAAAACTTGAAAATAAAGTGAAAGATTTTGAAATTAAAGAGATGAAGTGCTTTGATAAAGCGTGGAGTGATTGGTTATCTACTGAAAATCCCTATGCGATAGAAGATAAAGAAATGATTGCTGTAGATAATGGAAGGTACATGAACATTATTTCTATAACAGGTAAAACTATTTAATCCTAGCACTGGACATGGAAAGTGTAGACATGTTTAATGCTTGCTTAGATTAGAGTGTTTAGCATTCTACATAATCAGTAGAAGAAGGTAGAAGAAGGTAGAAGAAGGCCTTCCATCGTCTTGTGTTGGGGTAACTTGGCTTTCAATAGCCGGTTTCGGTTGGCATACACAGGCCCTTTAAAATCACATATTTAGATTAAAATGCACCCTGGCGGTGGATGGGAGCCGAAATCCGACCCCCTCTTTCTAAGGTTCCTTTTTTGATTTATGAGAAGTCTGGTTACAAAACAGTTGCCGAAAGACATGGAGAAGGCATCAAAATCTACCAGCTTTCTTACAAGAAGGAATGCGAATGTTAGCATAACGATAGATAAATGTATGGTAGGGAAGACACTAATTAACGACTGTGGAGAATACGATGCAGCAAGGTCGGTCTAAGAAACAGGAAATTATAGTAGTGATACTAGAAGCTTCTAGAAAGCTCGCGACTTTAGTCGTGAAAGGTTCACGAAAGGATGATTATCTTATGTCAAATGTTGAAGAAAAGCTAGCAATGTCATTAACAGCTGAATCCACCGAATTGATACCCTATCTCCCGTATTTGCTGCAGGATTTATGGGAGCTTGGTTCATCACCTAAGGATATTATTTACATGGTTTCAAAACACATAAATACATCCAATAAAACTAAGGTGTTGGACTTGGCTTGCGGTAAAGGCGCTGTAAGCATCCATTTAGCTAAGGATTTGGGCTGCAAGGTAAAAGGAATTGATATAATTTCTGAGTTTATTGTCTTTGCCGATAAAAAAGCTCAAGAATATGGTGTTGAAACCTGCTGTGAGTTTACGGTGGGTGATATCAATGTGGCAGTAGAGAATGAAAAGGATTACGATATCGTTATTCTTGGAGCAGTCGGTAATGTGCTGGGGAGTCCGGAAGAAACATTAATTAAGCTAAAGAGTACAGTTAAAAACAGTGGATACATTTTTATTGATGATGTTTATGGGAAGGACGATTCTGATATAAGGTATCCTACAAGGGCAAAATGGCTTATGATTTTTCAAAATTCAGGATTGAGGTTAATTGATGAAAAGCTGATTGATGACGATGAATTACGCAGTATAAATGTTGAGCAGCAGGCATTCATATTAAGGAGAGCCAATGAATTAAAGAAAATTCATCCAGAAAAGGCGAGTCTTTTTGAAAGTTATGTTCAGAGCCAGCAAGCTGAATGTGATGAGCTGGAAAACGAAATATCTGGAGTTACAATGCTTTTGCAGGTTGTAAAGTAATGCACTCAGGGAGTTGTGTAAAACACTTTTTAATTGAGGGTGCCCCTGAACCACCTGAAATTTTTACTTGACAATATGCAAAATATATATTACATTAATATGCAATATATATTTTGCATATTTAGCTTTATAAGCTGAGGTGATTTCGATAGTAAAAAACAGTGTTCGGTTAAATCGTGTTGAAAAAAAGCTAACTCAGGAGGAGCTTGCTGAAAAGGTGAGTGTAACAAGGCAGACGATAGGGCTTATAGAGAAGGGGCAATATAATCCTACGATAGCACTGTGTCTTAAGCTATGCCAAGTTTTGGATAAATCTCTTGATCAACTTTTCTGGTTAGAGGAGGATGACGATGGAAAATGATGAAAGAATAAATATGGATGTTAAGAAGGCTAAAAGCCTTGGTTACACAATATTTTGGTTTGGTATTTTTGCGTCACTTTTATATCGGTGGTTTTATGTCAATGAAACACTTATGAATACTCTTGATATTTTTTTAGTATGGGTAATAGCATCGCTGGTTCAGTTTTTTACTCTTGCGGTCAGTGGTATTCCAATTACATATCCTGTTTCAATGAACCAAAAAGAACAGCTGTATTTTATTTTATTAGTTCCTTTGTTTTCAGGGCTCCTGGCTGTTATGATTTCTTTCTTCTTCAAGCTGGTAGATGGCTTTAATTATTTATTACTTGTATTTGGCAGAGCGTATTTCAGTACTCTTTTTCTGTTTATTTTTTATAAAACCATTTTATATTTCTGGGAAAGAAAAAATATAGAATAGCATAATATTTAAATTACATAGAGATTACATGCCTTTTAGGCATATATCTAAAAAAAATAATACTTGATGAGAAAGGAAGAAATAATGCTTGAGATAAATAATCTTATAAAAAATTACGGTAAGAAGGAAGCAGTAAAAAAAATAAGCCTGTCAGTAAAACCGGGAGAAATTTACGGGTTTCTAGGACACAATGGAGCGGGTAAGACTACGACTATAAAGGTATGTACTGGTCTTTTAAAACCCTCATCAGGAAGTGTTAGAATATGTGGATATG contains:
- a CDS encoding transposase; this encodes MYFTKHKKGDPCVKPPRFKSYKYFFTQKYPQQGVSFEIHCGILRLAYGKNKSSWIEIKLPQPEYDFQAVKNVVVSYDQRDKKWYVSLNRHVQLPEKRVNAHTIYFDPGCKMTLTGIKTDYSVVEYDINPLRELNLKHYLLIDHLKSLRDKKQKHSGRWRRLNKKISGLYRKIRTQTKHYLHKLANQILKDHPDTNFKIGNWNKGQTLAATGIVIVDKRINCQV
- a CDS encoding zinc ribbon domain-containing protein; the encoded protein is MGYLCYKAIMNAQQVEEFDERGTTRTCSGCGSQQQMPPNKRVYLCPKCGFKVERDINSVLNFLKNDNYAMWHGLGEVLSIVSYRFNPVTGANQRIESRSVILNYQDARGLLTP
- a CDS encoding SAM-dependent methyltransferase, with the protein product MNKDYKAESYDSNFIAQNMMGPNSMIVIEELLENVSIKNGMRVLDLGCGTGLSSIFLAREFGVQVFAVDLWVSATDNYKRLQQMDVDDLVIPIHADAHELPFSENYFDAVISIDAYHYFGNNDEYYSEKLRPLLKKDALVALAFPGMKYEVHKDIPDEMKKYWDNEALEMWHSIDWWKGKLENKVKDFEIKEMKCFDKAWSDWLSTENPYAIEDKEMIAVDNGRYMNIISITGKTI
- a CDS encoding class I SAM-dependent methyltransferase, whose product is MSNVEEKLAMSLTAESTELIPYLPYLLQDLWELGSSPKDIIYMVSKHINTSNKTKVLDLACGKGAVSIHLAKDLGCKVKGIDIISEFIVFADKKAQEYGVETCCEFTVGDINVAVENEKDYDIVILGAVGNVLGSPEETLIKLKSTVKNSGYIFIDDVYGKDDSDIRYPTRAKWLMIFQNSGLRLIDEKLIDDDELRSINVEQQAFILRRANELKKIHPEKASLFESYVQSQQAECDELENEISGVTMLLQVVK
- a CDS encoding helix-turn-helix transcriptional regulator, whose product is MISIVKNSVRLNRVEKKLTQEELAEKVSVTRQTIGLIEKGQYNPTIALCLKLCQVLDKSLDQLFWLEEDDDGK